The segment TCAAGAACAAATATATAAAGAATTTATTAGACTGGGCATGGAACAACTAATAGCACAAGATTTATCTAAAAGATATTATCACAATGAACTAACATATAGAGATTTAGAAAATTTAGAAAAACAATTTGATATAAAATTTGATAATCTTATTTCTAAAATAGATACTGTAGAAAAGAATTTAAATGTTAAGATTGATGCTGTTAAAAGCGAACTTAATACTAAGATTGACAATGTGGAAAAGAATTTAAATCTAAAAATAGATAGTTTAGATACTAAGATAGATACTGTAGAAAAGAATTTAAATTTAAAAATAGATAGTGTTAAAAATGAACTTACTGCTAAAATAGACAATGTGGAAAAGAATTTAATGTCTCTTTCAGAAATGCTTAAATGGGTATTAGGAATTATGGGAGCAATGTCTATAACAATGATAGCCGGGCTAATATTTGCTTTCATTTCTAAATAGCTACTACCTCACTTAAAGAATATCAATTCAAATAATAATTGTTTATCCAATATTTAGTATTAATAATTGATTAAGTGAATATTAATAATAAAAAAAGGAATAATAATGAAAATTATCAACATATTATTTTGTTTATTTTTACTAATGCTAAACGGCTGTAATTCTAATGATACTAATAATAGCCAAACAAAAAGTAGACAAAAACGTGATTTAACCCAAAAAGAAGCAACACAAGAAAAACCTAAATCTAAAGAAGAACTTCTTAGAGAAAAGCTAAATGATAATCAAAAAACACACCTTGACTGGTTAAAAGAAGCTCTGGGCAATGATGGAGAATTTAATAAATTTTTAGGATATGATGAAAGCAAAATAAAATCTGCACTTGATCATATAAAGAGTGAACTTGACAGTTGTACTGGAGATAAGGTTGAAAATAAAAATACCTTCAAGCAGGTCGTTCAGGAGGCCCTTAAAGGGGGCATAGACGGCTTTGAAAATACTGCAAGTAGTACGTGCAAAAATTCATAATATATAGCAGCCCCCAAATAGGGGGGCTTTACCATGTAAGAATCTTGCTATGCTGCAAATATCTCATCAAACCGTTCATATTCTTTTAAGACACTAAAGAATATTAATGGGCTAGGACCATAAGCAGTCCTCTTAAACACCACAAACTTTTCAAAATCTTGTAAATCCTTTAATTTATTATTTTTCTTGAAATAGTTTTTTATAATCTCCGCCCAATAGTTTATACTCTTAAAATCACTATTTTTCTCAAAATACGAGATTAAATCAGATTCAATTTTCTTGATATCATCAACATTATTGGGGTCTATATTCTGAATAAAGCTTATTTTTTGAATAATTGAGTTTATATTATCTTTTATTGTAGGGCTATTTACCCAATCTTTTATATTAGACAACGCTTCTTTAAAAACACCGTAATAATAAAACCTATCTTTTTTTTGTTCTTGCTTAATGTCTCTTTTCTGGTTTTGAATAGTGTTATTTTTTTGATTTTGATTAATCTCTTGTTTTTGCTCTCTTTTTTGTTCTTGCTTTTGATTAACACTAGATTGTTTGCTAGGCATAGAATTTCTGTTTTCATAATTATTGTAAATAGGTGCTGCATCAGTATCCATTTCGCTTCTTATGCAAAGATGCCCTACTAAAGCGTACCTTTTGAAATAAGTAATAGCTGATCCAACAAATTGTGGCATCGTATTCATATTTTTAGACCCATTTTCACTGTTCCATTGTAATTTATCTGTATGAATTCGCGTATCAAATGAGTATTTGTACACAGTGCTTGTACTGTAGAATGTAGTCCTAATATAATCAACTATGCCATATTGCCCCTCTACAGAAATTGGGGCTTGCGTAAAAAAAAGATCCAAATTATGCTTATCAATAACACTATAAATTACTTCTACTATGTCATTGAAATCTTGATACTTATACCCATACCCTTTAAGACTTTTGTCAATACGCGGCAAGTTTCTGATTAGGGTGCTCATATCTTTTCTGAATTTAATTTCTCCTTGAATATTTTCTTGTGGATTATTATTGTTTGAAAGATTTTCCATCTTTTTCCTCCTTATTTTGTAATAAATAATTATATAGCAAAAACTATTTTTGCCAACTTTTTTACAAAAAATTTTACACAAAAGAAGTGGGACTTAACCAAATTCCCTTTAAAAAGAATTTCGCCAAGTTCCCACTATGATTTTAGAAAACTACAAAATAAGGTAGGTAAAAATATGAAGATATTTTCCTACGCTATTTGCAGTATAGTCTAATTTGTGATTAAAATCAATAAATCTTTTTACCAAATTACAAAAAGTGTATTTAATTAATAAGATTAATAATTAAAATTTAATATTTTTTTAGAAAAGTATTTACTTTTAAATCAAAATTTTGCATTATAATAGTAATTGTTAATAACAAAATAAGGAGTAAAAAATGAAAGATTTTTTAATCACCACAAAAAATCCCACTTGCCACAACAAACACCAACACAAGTTAATATATCTTACATCAACAGTAGATTTTCTAAACAAAAAAGATAAGAAATATACACAACAAAACATACTCTATTACTATAATAAAAATCTAAAAAGAAATGGTTTGGCTCCCACTACACTGAGAACAATGCAAAATTATCTTTATAAATTAGAAAAAGTATTAAAAGTCACAACGAATTACTACCAACACATGGGTGTAAATTGTGGAACTGAAATTTACTATAAGCTAAAGTATCCTAAAAAAGAATGTTACCAGAAAATCAACAAGTACTTTAAAGAACGAAAAAACTCTAGATTTAAATCTAGAGTTAATAACCATTTTAAAGACAATGTTTCTAAAAATAGTAGTGTAAATTCAGTGGAGTGTTTAAGTAATAAAAATAATATAAAAGAAGAAAGAAAGATTAAAGAAATAGAAAAATATCAACTAAGAAATTATTTCAATAATTGTAACTTTAAAACGGAAGAAGCTCTTTCTATTTTGTATTTAAATACTGATAAAGATACTAAGATTGAGGCAATAAATATCTTAAAACAAAATGAAATTGCCCTAATAAAAAAATTCAATATAAAAAAATCTTGCATGAAAGAAAAACAAAAAAAATTAAAAGAAATTCTATACAACACTAGGAAAAAATTAGAAGAAAACGGGTACAATCCCAAACAATTAGAAATAAATTTACAAAAAGTATACGAAAATTACAAATACAAGCCCCATTTTATTATTGAAAATCATAAATATAATGATTTAGGTTACATAAAACGTAAATTAGAAAAGTCGATTGAAAGAAAAAAAGAAAATTCTCAACAAAATTATCAAAATTTAAAGGAAAATATTTTCAATATCCTTATTGAACAACTAAAAAAAGAAGTAAATATTGAAATTCTAAAGCCAATTATAAAAGAATATTTGAATAACCAAAAGAAAATAGAATACAATAAAGTATTTGGTATATATCATCTTGAATTATTAGAAATAATAAAAAATGAAAAAAATTCTTTAACCACAGAAGAATTTAGCATAAAGGCCGTATGAGGATTTAACATGGAAAATGCA is part of the Borreliella burgdorferi B31 genome and harbors:
- the bdr gene encoding Bdr family repetitive protein, with protein sequence METVSTNIAGVTQEQIYKEFIRLGMEQLIAQDLSKRYYHNELTYRDLENLEKQFDIKFDNLISKIDTVEKNLNVKIDAVKSELNTKIDNVEKNLNLKIDSLDTKIDTVEKNLNLKIDSVKNELTAKIDNVEKNLMSLSEMLKWVLGIMGAMSITMIAGLIFAFISK
- a CDS encoding Mlp family lipoprotein, with protein sequence MKIINILFCLFLLMLNGCNSNDTNNSQTKSRQKRDLTQKEATQEKPKSKEELLREKLNDNQKTHLDWLKEALGNDGEFNKFLGYDESKIKSALDHIKSELDSCTGDKVENKNTFKQVVQEALKGGIDGFENTASSTCKNS
- a CDS encoding ERF family protein; the protein is MENLSNNNNPQENIQGEIKFRKDMSTLIRNLPRIDKSLKGYGYKYQDFNDIVEVIYSVIDKHNLDLFFTQAPISVEGQYGIVDYIRTTFYSTSTVYKYSFDTRIHTDKLQWNSENGSKNMNTMPQFVGSAITYFKRYALVGHLCIRSEMDTDAAPIYNNYENRNSMPSKQSSVNQKQEQKREQKQEINQNQKNNTIQNQKRDIKQEQKKDRFYYYGVFKEALSNIKDWVNSPTIKDNINSIIQKISFIQNIDPNNVDDIKKIESDLISYFEKNSDFKSINYWAEIIKNYFKKNNKLKDLQDFEKFVVFKRTAYGPSPLIFFSVLKEYERFDEIFAA
- a CDS encoding plasmid maintenance protein, with protein sequence MKDFLITTKNPTCHNKHQHKLIYLTSTVDFLNKKDKKYTQQNILYYYNKNLKRNGLAPTTLRTMQNYLYKLEKVLKVTTNYYQHMGVNCGTEIYYKLKYPKKECYQKINKYFKERKNSRFKSRVNNHFKDNVSKNSSVNSVECLSNKNNIKEERKIKEIEKYQLRNYFNNCNFKTEEALSILYLNTDKDTKIEAINILKQNEIALIKKFNIKKSCMKEKQKKLKEILYNTRKKLEENGYNPKQLEINLQKVYENYKYKPHFIIENHKYNDLGYIKRKLEKSIERKKENSQQNYQNLKENIFNILIEQLKKEVNIEILKPIIKEYLNNQKKIEYNKVFGIYHLELLEIIKNEKNSLTTEEFSIKAV